One window from the genome of Salisaeta longa DSM 21114 encodes:
- the rplJ gene encoding 50S ribosomal protein L10, with amino-acid sequence MPLTRSEKADVIDSIGERLDDHSIIYLTNFQGLSVAQTNELRGRFRAAGVEYQVCKNTLARIALDRIDGLDALDEYFAGPTAIAFSDDPAKPARVLKDFLEDEDIERPELKAAYIEGEIYEGHEALDQLSKLKSREELVGDIVGLLLSPAQTVVGSLTGPGSTLAGAIQSMADSDEEA; translated from the coding sequence ATGCCTCTTACGCGCTCAGAAAAGGCCGACGTCATCGACTCGATCGGCGAACGGCTTGACGATCATTCCATCATCTACCTGACCAACTTCCAGGGCCTCTCGGTGGCCCAAACCAACGAGCTGCGCGGGCGCTTCCGCGCGGCCGGGGTGGAGTATCAGGTATGCAAAAACACGCTCGCCCGCATTGCGCTTGACCGCATCGACGGGTTGGATGCGCTTGATGAATACTTTGCCGGCCCCACGGCCATCGCCTTCAGCGATGACCCGGCCAAGCCGGCCCGCGTGCTCAAGGACTTTCTTGAGGACGAGGACATCGAGCGCCCCGAGCTGAAAGCCGCCTACATTGAAGGCGAAATCTATGAAGGCCACGAGGCGCTCGACCAGCTGTCGAAGCTGAAGTCGCGCGAAGAACTCGTGGGCGACATTGTTGGCCTGTTGCTGTCTCCCGCACAAACCGTGGTGGGCAGCCTTACCGGGCCCGGAAGCACGCTCGCTGGCGCCATCCAGTCGATGGCCGACAGCGACGAGGAGGCGTAA
- the rpoB gene encoding DNA-directed RNA polymerase subunit beta: MPTLLNGDIATTGHVDDAWPRKSFGSIPTVWDYPDFLDIQLKTFHDFVQDDVPPEDRTNTGLQAVFNEHFPIQDSRERYTLEFINYELDAPKHTIEECIAQGLTYSVPLKATLRLSSKEEEGDEEAIEAIEQEVYLGTLPFMTPRGSFIVNGAERVIVAQLHRSPGAFFSKEIHSNGTELFSARVIPFRGSWMEFSTDVRDVLWAYIDRKKKVPVTTLLRALGFSSDDEIIRMFGLADAIDIADEDDFQQYVGRELATSVTIERIVEIVDEDTGEVVDEETEREVVLPAEHELEEDDWEELAEYDISRVYLIKENTDEDALDKTTLVETLKKDPTHTEEEALEEIYRQLRGSEAPDLESARNALDRLFFSDKRYDLGDVGRYRINKRLEIDVDPDVQVLTKEDVVAIVRELIELQNGENTPDDIDHLSNRRVKTVGEQMGSQFSLGLARMSRTIRERMNLRDADKFTPQDLVNARTISSVINTFFGTNQLSQFMDQTNPLAELTNKRRLSALGPGGLTRERAGFEVRDVHYTHYGRLCPIETPEGPNIGLISSLCVHGVINDFGFIETPYRVVKDGKVSEEVEYLTAEEEDRAIIAQANAPINEAGDFLTDQVTCRHQGDFPVVPPEDVQYMDVAPNQIVSPAASLVAFLEHDDANRALMGSNMQRQGVPLLRSDSPIVGTGLEGRVAKDSRAVIVAEGDGEVEYVDANKIVVRYDEDQGAEDLTFGEPVREYELTKFRRTNQDTCMNQKPIVQVGDRVEEGTVMTDGFATEKGELALGKNVLCAFMPWHGYNFEDAIVISERLVADDVYTSVHIEEFEHEVRDTKRGEEELTREIPNVSEEATKDLDERGIIRVGAEVNPGDIIVGKITPKGETDPTPEEKLLRAIFGDKAGDVKDASLKAKPGMDGVVIDTQLFSRRQLDPASKKMEERRLEAIEHQHEQNLKKLNERFWDKFFQLVGDATSGGITDRDGNVILSEGAAFERDAFAEVDPQSLSTRLDFTGDETLNEKVATLLRNYKSRRREIDGTFKRQEHQVQMGDELPAGIVQMAKVYVARKRKIGVGDKMAGRHGNKGVIAKVVPVEDMPFLEDGTPVDIVLNPLGVPSRMNLGQIYETLLGWAGSKLGVKYATPIFDGASMDDIADELEKAGLPRDGKAQLYDGRTGEAFDERTTVGQIYMMKLSHLIEDKMHARSIGPYSLITQQPLGGKAQFGGQRLGEMEVWALYAYGASNVLQEMLTYKSDDVQGRSRAYESIVKGKNMPSAGVPESFNVLVRELQGLGLEVTLD, translated from the coding sequence ATGCCCACTCTCCTTAACGGCGATATTGCCACGACCGGACACGTTGATGATGCGTGGCCGCGCAAGAGCTTCGGCAGCATCCCTACCGTTTGGGACTATCCGGATTTTCTCGACATCCAGCTGAAGACGTTTCACGACTTCGTGCAGGACGACGTCCCGCCGGAGGACCGAACGAATACGGGCCTGCAGGCCGTGTTCAATGAGCACTTCCCGATTCAGGACAGCCGGGAGCGCTACACGCTTGAGTTTATCAACTACGAGCTCGATGCGCCCAAGCACACCATTGAGGAGTGCATCGCGCAGGGCCTCACCTATTCCGTTCCGCTCAAGGCTACGTTGCGCCTGTCGAGCAAGGAAGAAGAAGGCGACGAAGAGGCCATTGAGGCCATTGAGCAGGAGGTGTACCTCGGTACGCTTCCGTTCATGACGCCGCGCGGCTCGTTTATTGTAAACGGGGCGGAGCGCGTCATTGTGGCGCAGCTGCACCGCAGCCCGGGCGCCTTCTTCAGCAAGGAAATCCACTCGAACGGTACCGAGCTGTTCAGCGCCCGCGTCATTCCGTTCCGGGGGTCGTGGATGGAGTTTTCCACCGACGTCCGCGATGTCCTGTGGGCTTACATCGACCGGAAGAAGAAGGTGCCGGTTACCACGCTCCTTCGCGCGCTCGGCTTCTCCAGCGACGACGAAATCATTCGCATGTTTGGCCTTGCGGATGCCATTGACATTGCGGATGAAGACGACTTTCAGCAGTACGTGGGCCGCGAGCTGGCCACCAGCGTAACCATCGAGCGGATCGTTGAGATCGTTGACGAAGATACTGGTGAAGTCGTCGACGAGGAAACCGAACGCGAAGTGGTGCTCCCCGCCGAGCACGAACTCGAAGAAGACGACTGGGAAGAGCTCGCCGAGTACGACATCAGCCGGGTGTACCTTATCAAAGAGAACACCGATGAGGATGCGCTCGACAAAACGACCCTGGTCGAGACGCTCAAGAAAGACCCGACGCACACCGAAGAGGAGGCCCTCGAAGAAATCTACCGGCAGCTGCGCGGCTCCGAAGCGCCCGACCTGGAGTCGGCCCGCAATGCGCTGGACCGCCTCTTCTTCAGCGACAAGCGTTACGATCTGGGCGACGTGGGGCGCTACCGCATCAACAAGCGCCTCGAAATTGACGTCGACCCCGACGTGCAGGTGCTCACCAAGGAGGACGTGGTGGCCATCGTGCGCGAGCTCATCGAGCTGCAAAATGGCGAGAACACGCCCGACGACATTGACCACCTGAGCAACCGCCGCGTGAAAACCGTGGGCGAGCAGATGGGCTCGCAGTTCTCGCTGGGGCTGGCCCGCATGTCGCGGACCATCCGCGAGCGCATGAATCTGCGGGACGCCGATAAGTTTACGCCGCAGGACTTGGTGAACGCCCGGACGATCTCCAGCGTCATCAACACGTTCTTCGGCACGAACCAGCTCAGCCAGTTCATGGATCAGACGAATCCGCTGGCGGAGCTGACGAACAAGCGGCGCCTCTCGGCGCTGGGCCCGGGCGGCTTGACCCGCGAGCGGGCGGGCTTCGAGGTGCGCGACGTGCACTACACGCACTACGGCCGCCTCTGCCCCATCGAAACGCCCGAGGGGCCCAACATTGGCCTGATCTCGTCGCTGTGCGTGCACGGCGTCATCAACGACTTCGGATTTATCGAGACGCCGTACCGCGTTGTGAAGGACGGCAAGGTGTCTGAGGAAGTGGAATACCTGACGGCCGAGGAGGAAGACCGCGCCATCATTGCGCAGGCCAACGCGCCCATTAACGAGGCGGGCGATTTCCTCACCGACCAGGTGACCTGTCGCCACCAGGGCGACTTCCCGGTGGTGCCGCCGGAAGACGTGCAGTACATGGACGTGGCCCCGAACCAGATCGTCTCGCCAGCCGCCAGCCTTGTGGCGTTCCTGGAGCACGACGATGCCAACCGTGCGCTGATGGGCTCAAACATGCAGCGTCAGGGCGTGCCGCTCTTGCGCAGCGACAGTCCCATTGTGGGCACCGGCCTCGAAGGCCGCGTTGCGAAAGACTCGCGGGCCGTGATTGTGGCCGAGGGCGACGGCGAAGTGGAATACGTCGATGCCAACAAGATCGTCGTGCGGTACGACGAAGATCAGGGCGCCGAAGACCTCACGTTCGGCGAGCCGGTGCGCGAGTACGAGCTCACCAAGTTCCGCCGCACCAACCAAGACACGTGCATGAACCAGAAGCCGATCGTGCAGGTCGGCGACCGTGTGGAGGAAGGCACCGTCATGACGGACGGGTTTGCCACCGAGAAGGGCGAGCTGGCCCTCGGCAAAAACGTCCTCTGCGCCTTCATGCCGTGGCACGGCTACAACTTCGAGGATGCCATCGTAATCAGCGAGCGCCTCGTGGCCGACGACGTGTACACCTCCGTGCACATCGAGGAATTCGAGCACGAGGTGCGCGACACGAAGCGGGGCGAGGAAGAGCTCACCCGTGAAATCCCGAACGTCTCGGAGGAGGCCACCAAAGACCTCGACGAGCGCGGCATCATCCGCGTCGGCGCCGAGGTGAATCCGGGCGACATCATCGTTGGAAAGATTACGCCGAAGGGCGAAACCGATCCGACGCCGGAAGAGAAACTCCTGCGCGCCATCTTTGGCGACAAAGCCGGCGACGTGAAAGATGCGTCGCTGAAGGCCAAGCCCGGCATGGACGGCGTCGTCATCGACACGCAACTGTTCAGCCGGCGCCAGCTCGACCCGGCCTCCAAGAAGATGGAGGAACGTCGGCTGGAGGCGATTGAGCATCAGCATGAGCAGAACCTCAAGAAGCTGAACGAGCGCTTCTGGGACAAATTCTTCCAGCTCGTGGGCGATGCCACAAGCGGCGGCATCACCGACCGCGACGGGAACGTCATTCTAAGCGAAGGCGCTGCGTTTGAACGCGACGCGTTCGCCGAGGTCGACCCGCAGAGCCTGTCCACGCGCCTCGACTTTACGGGCGACGAAACGCTCAACGAGAAGGTGGCCACGCTGCTGCGCAACTATAAGTCGCGCCGCCGCGAGATTGACGGCACCTTTAAGCGCCAGGAGCACCAGGTGCAGATGGGCGACGAACTGCCCGCGGGCATCGTGCAGATGGCCAAGGTGTACGTGGCGCGCAAGCGCAAGATTGGCGTTGGCGACAAGATGGCCGGGCGTCACGGCAATAAAGGCGTGATCGCCAAGGTGGTGCCGGTGGAAGACATGCCGTTCCTTGAAGACGGCACGCCGGTCGACATTGTGCTGAACCCGCTGGGCGTGCCCTCGCGCATGAACCTGGGACAGATTTACGAGACGCTCCTGGGCTGGGCCGGCAGCAAGCTGGGCGTTAAATACGCCACGCCGATCTTCGACGGGGCCTCGATGGACGACATCGCCGACGAGCTGGAGAAGGCCGGCCTGCCGCGCGACGGCAAGGCGCAGCTGTACGACGGCCGTACCGGCGAGGCGTTCGACGAGCGCACCACGGTGGGCCAAATCTACATGATGAAGCTCAGCCACCTGATTGAAGACAAGATGCACGCGCGTTCGATTGGGCCGTACAGCCTGATCACGCAGCAGCCGCTGGGCGGTAAGGCCCAGTTTGGTGGGCAGCGCCTGGGCGAGATGGAGGTGTGGGCGCTCTATGCCTACGGCGCCTCCAACGTGCTCCAAGAGATGCTCACGTACAAGTCGGACGACGTGCAGGGCCGCTCACGGGCGTATGAGTCGATCGTGAAGGGCAAAAACATGCCGTCGGCGGGCGTGCCCGAGAGCTTCAACGTGCTGGTGCGCGAGCTGCAGGGCCTCGGCCTTGAAGTGACGCTGGACTAA
- the rplL gene encoding 50S ribosomal protein L7/L12, whose product MADIQDLAEQLVNLTIKEANELANILEEEYDIKPASAGVAVAAPGAAGGDGADGGEEKTEFDVILAGVSGNKIKVIKEVRSITGLGLKEAKALVDEAPSPIKEGISREDADELKAQLEDAGGDVELK is encoded by the coding sequence ATGGCAGACATTCAAGATCTCGCAGAACAGCTAGTCAACCTCACCATCAAAGAGGCGAACGAGCTGGCAAACATTCTCGAAGAAGAGTACGACATCAAGCCGGCATCCGCTGGCGTAGCCGTGGCAGCCCCTGGTGCTGCCGGCGGCGACGGCGCCGATGGTGGCGAAGAGAAGACCGAGTTCGACGTCATCCTGGCGGGCGTTTCGGGCAACAAAATCAAGGTGATCAAAGAGGTGCGCTCCATCACGGGGCTCGGCCTCAAAGAAGCCAAGGCCCTCGTCGACGAGGCCCCAAGCCCGATCAAGGAAGGCATTTCGCGCGAAGACGCGGATGAGCTGAAAGCTCAGCTTGAAGACGCAGGCGGCGACGTGGAGTTGAAGTAA